A genomic stretch from Edaphobacter lichenicola includes:
- a CDS encoding HNH endonuclease produces MLGWQALKTNPSKTEVQRALHCRCGREKILALGLCATCYTLKRQDDEYFGGLREQVLERDGYCCRVCGASGRRKRSIVVHHRVPGKSLLHLMISLCPGCHAKVGRTKVVLSQMPPLLLELWREQHPHGHEQTALDFKANFTAAKSAPLFRAPQESHPDEAFL; encoded by the coding sequence ATGTTGGGCTGGCAGGCATTGAAGACTAACCCTTCGAAGACCGAAGTACAGCGGGCGCTGCATTGCCGATGCGGACGCGAGAAGATTCTTGCACTCGGTCTTTGTGCAACCTGCTACACATTGAAACGGCAGGACGACGAATATTTTGGTGGGCTGCGAGAGCAGGTCCTGGAGCGAGATGGCTATTGCTGCCGTGTTTGCGGAGCTTCGGGGCGACGCAAACGCTCCATCGTTGTTCATCATCGCGTACCAGGAAAATCCTTACTCCATCTTATGATTTCGCTTTGCCCTGGGTGTCATGCGAAAGTGGGCCGCACAAAAGTCGTTCTTTCACAGATGCCGCCGCTTCTGCTCGAATTGTGGCGCGAACAACACCCGCACGGCCATGAGCAAACCGCATTGGACTTCAAGGCCAATTTCACAGCAGCTAAGAGCGCGCCTCTGTTCAGAGCTCCACAGGAAAGCCACCCCGACGAAGCCTTTCTCTAA